The following DNA comes from Poecilia reticulata strain Guanapo linkage group LG16, Guppy_female_1.0+MT, whole genome shotgun sequence.
AGTGAAGGAGAAACATGGAGGATGACAGGCAGCTCGTCTTTACGGTGAGTAACtatgaaatgtttcattcacAACATAATGTcagcatttaaacatttagagaGCAAAACGGTTCTACAGAAACGtgatgtttgtgttgcaggAAACCTGAAGAGCAGCAGATGAAGGAGAGATGACCTCAAAGTCCAGCTGCAGAATGGAAACTACTCATATTATCaacttaaataatatttttgtatcaTGTTCTTATCCTACAATCGACtgcagataaataaatgtttttatatctgggatgatgtgtttttgtcgtaagtttcagtttaaatgaaaataMattcataaaaatgtgtgttcGTTTTtgaaagttatattttcaccatgttattccAACAATGATAAATGTCtgagttccaaactaaatatttaattcaatgACTAAATATCTAAACTGTTTTAATtcctacatttaaaataaaccaaaaacaaatgcaaagaaaattcaaagtaataaaatcaaagaataaatagctctgacaaattattttctatttttcattaaagtggTACCGATGGGTAAAAGCATGTGCTGATTATGCAAACaggtttttacaaaatatgagGAAGAATATCAAGTTCCACACCTAAAActaggaaaatggaaaaaaataccaTCTAAAATAAACAGTATACAGTTAAAGAGGTTACACCAGAAAACTAGTTGCTCATAATACTTGTTTATTATCAAATTAGACTAGAAACTGTAAattaatttgcctttttttgaaATGCAAGTCACAGCGTTTCCATGTGTGGCTGTAATTCCCTGACCTGACGGCAGGGGGCGGTGGAAAGTCTCAGCGGCGGAGAGGcgcaggaagaggaagaagctACATAACAACACAGCGGACTCTCAGTGGAGATCCTGTGGCTCCCGGAGCCTGGATGCGGCTTCCCGCCCGGACTGAGAGCAGGTCTGGGCCGCAGCTTCCTGTCACATTTCTCggtgtttttctctgtaaatcCGCCGTTAGTTTGACTCTTTTAGCCAAACACTGACGCTGTTATTGAACCGGCTGCTCAACGTGACATCAGAAGAATCTCCACAGAGTTGGTTTGACGTCTAGAGCTGCTTCAAGAAACTTCCGGAGACAGTTAGCGCTTTGAACGGGTGTCACGAAGAGAAATACCTGCAGGTGTTATTCAGGCTGAAGTTGGTGTCTGCTTGGAATTAAAGGGCTAGTACACTCTTTATTGTTCTGGACGTAATTAAATCTGTGGTAATAAATCAGAAACGGTTGGACTTGTGTCACCCGGCGAGTTTATCACACATTAGTCATTAGCATCAATGTCAGATTATTTTGGgctttttttgtggtttatcTGAGATGATTTTGCATAAGTAGAAAACAGAACTAAGGATCATAAAAGAAAGTTTGGGGAAAAACGCGGATTTATTGATAGTGTCTTTTAAATCACATCAAATCAAATTAGGCTGAAGAATATCCATAAACACCCGGTAATATTTGGTTTGTCAAGAAGCTCCTGCCATCATTTTTGGCAGTTTGTAAAAACTAGTTTCTCAGCTCAGATCCAGCAGGTTTGCAAAGAAgcaataattaaacttttactgTTTCAGATGCTCTGAAGGCATCAATGAGTCCAAATAAGGgcctgaaaagttgctaaatttaGCAGAAGAGTTAAGTTGGCAACAATGATTTCCCTCGTTTTGACCTCCTCCGCTCACCCTGgtttggccacgcccctcagtGCCACTTGGCTCCGCCCAGGAAAtatcagagaaatgtttttgatgcagATTAATTTTCCTGattctgaactttttctttAAGATCTGCAGACGGTCCCAGAGATGAACAGCCGTCTCCTGCTGTTGCCGTGGCGCCGGGGTTTCCGTCATGGCCGCCGCCTCCTCCTGTCCTCCCGGCGGTCCGGAGCGTCCAGGTGGTCCAGCTCGGACGGTCGGATCAGCCGCAGCCTCCAGGAGAGCTACAGGGTGCTGCAGCTGCCCGCCGAGGGCCGCAGCAGCCCCGCGGAGGTGAGGGCCGCCTACCTGCGCCTCGCCAAGCTCTACCACCCGGACTGCGGCGAGCCCACCGCCGACGCCGGGCTGTTCGCTCGGGTCGAGGAGGCGTACCGGGCCGTCCTGGCCCATCAGAGTAAAACCCGACAGCCGGACGGAGCGACGGAGGACGACGACGAGGACAAGACCCGAGGAGCCGCTCTGCAGCACCGACACTACCTGAGCTTCGAGGGCGTGGGCTCGGGCACCCCCAGCCAGCGGGAGCGGCAGTACCGGCAGGTCCGTGTGGACCGGGCCACCGAGCAGGTCCTCAGCTACCGCCAGAGGGAGCACGAGCGCGCGGCGGCGGCGGACGGGGCGCTGGCAGAGCGGGACGCCCGTCAGCGCAGCCACAAGATCAAGATCACGCAGGCGGTGGAGCGGCTGGTGGAGGACCTGATCCAGGAGTCCATGGCCCGCGGAGACTTCCGGAACCTGAGCGGCGCCGGGAAGCCGCTCAGCAAGTTCCAGCACAACCCGTACGCCGACCCCATGACCCACAACCTCAACCGCATCCTGATCGACAACGGCTACCAGCCGCCCTGGGTGGTGACGCAGCGCGACATCCGGGAGGGCGCCGCCCGGGTCCGGAGCCGGCTGCTGGAGGGCCGGGCGCGGCTCGGTGACCCCATGACCCCAGCGGAGCAGCGCCACTGGGAGCGGCTCTGCGGCGCCGCGGAGGAGGAGCTGGCGAAGCTCAACAAGATGGTGGACGACTACAACCTGATCGTCCCCATGCTGGGCATGCAGATGGTCCACTTCAGCCTGGCCCGGGAGGCGGCGCGGGCCCACAGGGTTGCCGAGCAACGGAGGGCGGAGCTTCTGCAGGTCCGGCAGGAAGAGAGGGAGcggaggaaggaggagaagaagagagcCAACTCTGCAGGCAGGACTCCAGCTAAGAGGCGAGGGCTGGTGTCCTGGATGCAGAGTCTGCTCGGATACTAACCCTGCATAGCAACGGGCAAAAGACTCCGACCAGCCGCTGCTTTACTCacctttaaaaggaaaattaaactaaaacacaagagggaaaacaaagaataatttTTATCATCAACCCAGGGTGTTGGTATTGTTCCTGTATGGAAAGCTCTTATTGAATTTAATGTGATGATCATTAAAATGATCCGTTCTAATGATGGTTTGCACACAGACTGAAGGACTCTGGCACCGAGCGTTGGGTCGTCATCAGCTTTGTTTCCATCCAATGAATTTAGTGCAAACTTTTAAACGGTGGCAAAAAAGATCAAAGTGAATTAGCCTGTTTCCACCTACTGGTTTAGAGTGGATCAACCAGGGCACAAACACATAACTTCGTCACATGTTGGCGTTGCGCTTGGCTgtagcaaacaggaagtagatgtTGCTAACTCTGAATAACGTGGAGAAAACCtggtctgtgccttaccagaggcacgaAACCCAGGAGAAACTCTGCAGAAGCTCAGGAAGCGTCCAAATCTTCAGTGTGGGTTTCCTCTACGTCCTGTTCCTGTTCATCGCCTGGTTGATTCGCTCCAAACCAGTAGATGGAAACATGCAgaattcacttcttttttttttcaactttttaaaggtTCACTCATAATTTGGGTGGCACTGTAAACGTAGCGAATGAGGTGAGAAGAtggaaaaaacagacaaacactaATGTTTGGTTACTGTGAGACattaaagattatttatttaaaatcttctggATATCTCACTTTGTGACATACAGTGCCACGCATGgtggtggcaccatcatgctgAGGGGCTGTTTTACTGTAGCAGGGTGGCAGTGTTAGCAGATCATCCTCAGATGATCCTCCAGGTCTGGAGAATCGTCGTTTTACTGTGGCAGCGGCTGCAGAGCCACAGGGTTGCAGAGGACCACCGGGTCCTGGGCCCCCCGCTGCAGGGCCTCGGCTACGGCCCTGGGCGGCCCCGCCACGGCGCTCCAGTCGTGGGCGATGTACTGGTGGTACGGGTCCTGGGAGCCCTCCAGCTTCTTGGAGCGGATGTAGCTCAGCATGATGCCGAAGGTGAAGAAGCTGAAGAGGCCGACCACCAGCAGGATGAACATCAGCTCGTCAGGCTGAGGGCGACCTCTGGCGGAGGCCACCGCCTGCTGCAAAGCATCATGGGTAGTGTGGTTCCCGGGCCGCTGGAGGCCGCTGCTGTTGAGGCAGTGCTGCAGGACGGAGAGCAGGAGAGACTGCAGCTCGGTGCTGTTGAAGCGGAGCATcactgccctctgctggccaCTCGGTGCACTGCAACCAGAAAGGAAAAAACCTAGCATGCttagttttatttgatatatagttcatatttaaattatgcatataaaggtttataaaaaaattataataatatgcaggaatttcaaatatttaaagcattttaaacatttccaaaagtaTTTGGGTTGCACTGGAGGATAAATCTGATCATGTGAATTAAGAAAAGCCTCCATGAGAATAAACTAAACT
Coding sequences within:
- the dnajc28 gene encoding dnaJ homolog subfamily C member 28, whose translation is MNSRLLLLPWRRGFRHGRRLLLSSRRSGASRWSSSDGRISRSLQESYRVLQLPAEGRSSPAEVRAAYLRLAKLYHPDCGEPTADAGLFARVEEAYRAVLAHQSKTRQPDGATEDDDEDKTRGAALQHRHYLSFEGVGSGTPSQRERQYRQVRVDRATEQVLSYRQREHERAAAADGALAERDARQRSHKIKITQAVERLVEDLIQESMARGDFRNLSGAGKPLSKFQHNPYADPMTHNLNRILIDNGYQPPWVVTQRDIREGAARVRSRLLEGRARLGDPMTPAEQRHWERLCGAAEEELAKLNKMVDDYNLIVPMLGMQMVHFSLAREAARAHRVAEQRRAELLQVRQEERERRKEEKKRANSAGRTPAKRRGLVSWMQSLLGY
- the LOC103477513 gene encoding potassium voltage-gated channel subfamily E member 1, translating into MFLKPSCTSAPSGQQRAVMLRFNSTELQSLLLSVLQHCLNSSGLQRPGNHTTHDALQQAVASARGRPQPDELMFILLVVGLFSFFTFGIMLSYIRSKKLEGSQDPYHQYIAHDWSAVAGPPRAVAEALQRGAQDPVVLCNPVALQPLPQ